Proteins co-encoded in one Salarias fasciatus chromosome 4, fSalaFa1.1, whole genome shotgun sequence genomic window:
- the LOC115386577 gene encoding LOW QUALITY PROTEIN: major vault protein-like (The sequence of the model RefSeq protein was modified relative to this genomic sequence to represent the inferred CDS: inserted 1 base in 1 codon) gives MSKLGQQGSEVIQEASIIRIPPHFYIHVLDQNTNIARVEIGPLTYIRQDNERVLFRPMKMIMVPPRHYCVIKNPAARDDNGQVLFDQSGQAKLRHADLEIRLTQEPFPLYPGEEVQEGVTPLQIVYPDTALXALLDFEEEGGERRVAGDEWLFEGPGTYIPRKEVVVVETIKATVIRENQAIRLRARKEGEDRGGVHRVTGEEWLVSKVGAYLPGAHEEVIDIVNAFILTDKKALHVRALRPFKDAGRRDRRTGEEWLVTKADREAHIPSVAEEVVGVVEVTTLSSRQYCVVLDPVGADGKPQLGQKRVVKGECSFFLQPGEQLEQGIQDVYVLSEEEGLVLRAVEAFTDTERDEEEEEAELGEEQERAKRSRRSGVLRRPGDRWMLRGPIEYVPPATVEVVLRRQAIPLDENEGIYVRDMKTGKVRAVIGHTYMLTQDEELWQKELPPNVEALLTSRRDPLADRSDRGQGGGAEQRDKTRVVSYRVPHNAAVQVYDYREKKARVAFGPEMVMLGPDEQFTVLSLSGSKPKRPNVIKAICLLLGPDFFTDIITIETADHARLQLQLSYNWHFEVKSRTDLAEAAVLFSVPDFVGDACKAIASRIRGAVASVQFDDFHKNSNRIICSAVFGFDEKLAVRSSLRFSQNNLVISSVNIQSVEPVDQRTKDALQKSVQLAIEITTNSQEAAARHEAERLEQEARGKLERQRITDQAEAERARKELLELEALSAAVESTGAAKAEAQSRAEAARIQGEAAVNEATLKAEAQKIEAEAELQRLMKAREQELNYKKEMDRLDIEKQERLAQIESERFAQLVKILGSDTLTEMARAGPELQVKMLQALGLKSTLITDGSSPINLFTTANGLLGALPGQGQ, from the exons ATGAGTAAGCTTGGACAGCAGGGGTCGGAGGTGATCCAGGAGGCGTCCATCATCCGGATCCCGCCTCACTTCTACATCCACGTCCTGGACCAGAACACCAACATCGCCCGCGTGGAGATCGGCCCGCTCACCTACATCCGGCAGGACAATGAGAG GGTGCTCTTCAGACCGATGAAGATGATCATGGTGCCGCCGCGGCACTACTGCGTGATCAAGAACCCCGCTGCCCGCGACGACAACGGCCAGGTGCTCTTCGACCAATCGGGGCAGGCCAAGCTGCGGCACGCCGACCTGGAGATCCGGCTGACGCAGGAGCCGTTCCCCCTCTACCCCggggaggaggtgcaggag GGGGTGACCCCGCTGCAAATCGTGTAtccggacacggcgc cggcTCTTCTGGATTtcgaggaggaaggaggagagcgTCGAGTAGCCGGAGACGAGTGGCTGTTTGAAGGACCag GGACCTACATCCCCAGgaaggaggtggtggtggtggaaaCCATCAAAGCCACGGTGATCCGGGAGAACCAGGCGATCAGGCTGAGGGCCCGCAAGGAGGGCGAGGACCGGGGAGGAGTCCACCGGGTCACAG gTGAGGAGTGGCTGGTCAGTAAGGTCGGAGCGTATCTTCCCGGCGCTCATGAAGAGGTCATCGACATCGTGAATGCCTTCATCCTCACCGATAAA AAAGCTCTCCACGTCCGCGCCCTGCGACCGTTCAAGGACGCGGGCCGGCGGGACCGCCGTACGGGGGAGGAGTGGCTGGTGACCAAGGCGGACCGCGAGGCGCACATCCCTTCGGTggcggaggaggtggtgggCGTGGTGGAGGTGACCACACTGAGCAGCCGGCAGTACTGCGTGGTCCTGGACCCAGTCGGGGCCGACGGGAAGCCCCAGCTGGGCCAGAAGAGGGTGGTGAAG ggCGAGTGCTCCTTCTTCCTGCAGCCGGGCGAGCAGCTGGAACAGGGCATCCAGGACGTGTACGTGctgtctgaggaggaggggctGGTGCTGCGAGCGGTGGAGGCGTTCACCGACACCGAG cgtgacgaggaggaggaggaggcggagctcggggaggagcaggagcgggCCAAGCGCTCCCGCAGGAGCGGCGTGCTCCGTCGCCCCGGAGACCGCTGGATGCTGCGAGGCCCCATCGAGTACGTCCCGCCGGCCACCGTGGAGGTGGTGCTGCGCCGCCAGGCCATCCCGCTGGACGAGAACGAGGGCATCTACGTCCGCGACATGAAGACCGGCAAG GTGCGAGCGGTCATCGGTCACACCTACATGCTGACGCAGGACGAGGAGCTGTGGCAGAAGGAGCTCCCTCCCAACGTCGAGGCGCTGCTGACGTCTCGCCGCGACCCGCTGGCCGACCGCTCGGACCGCGGCCAgggcgggggggcggagcaAAGGGACAAGACCCGGGTGGTGTCCTACAGGGTCCCCCACAACGCCGCCGTGCAGGTGTACGACTACAGGGAGAAGAAAGCCAG GGTGGCGTTCGGACCGGAGATGGTGATGCTGGGACCTGACGAGCAGTTCACGGTGCTCTCTCTGTCCGGGAGCAAACCCAAGAGGCCCAACGTGATCAAAGCCATCTGCCTGCTGCTGGGACCCGACTTCTTCACGGACATCATCACCATCGAGACCGCCGACCACGcccgcctgcagctgcagctctcctACAACTG gcactttgaagtgaagTCTCGAACTGACCTCGCCGAGGCAGCTGTTCTGTTTTCCGTTCCGGACTTCGTGGGTGATGCCTGTAAAGCGATCGCCTCGAGAATCAGAGGAGCCGTGGCCTCCGTGCAGTTCGATGATTTCCACAAG AACTCAAACCGCATCATTTGCTCGGCCGTGTTCGGCTTTGATGAGAAGCTGGCGGTGCGCTCCAGTCTTCGCTTCAGCCAGAACAACCTGGTGATCAGCAGCGTGAACATCCAGTCGGTGGAGCCCGTGGACCAGAGGACCAAAGACGCCCTGCAGAAGAGCGTGCAGCTCGCCATCGAGATCACCACCAACTCCCAGGAGGCCGCCGCTCG acacGAGGCGGAGCGCCTGGAGCAGGAGGCTCGGGGGAAGCTGGAGCGTCAGAGGATCACGGATCAGGCCGAGGCGgagagagcgaggaaggagctgctggagctggaggcccTGAG TGCGGCGGTGGAGAGCACCGGAGCCGCCAAAGCCGAGGCTCAGTCCCGCGCCGAGGCGGCCCGCATCCAGGGCGAGGCGGCGGTCAACGAGGCCACGCTGAAGGCCGAGGCTCAGAAGATCGAGGCC gaggcggagctgcagcgtCTGATGAAAGCCCGCGAGCAGGAGCTGAACTACAAGAAGGAGATGGACCGTCTGGACATCGAGAAGCAGGAGCGTCTGGCGCAGATCGAGAGTGAGCGCTTCGCTCAGCTGGTCAAGATTCTGGGCAGCGACACGCTGACCGAGATGGCCCGGGCCGGCCCCGAGCTCCAG GTGAAGATGCTCCAGGCGCTCGGTCTTAAATCGACCCTCATCACGGACGGCTCGTCGCCCATCAACCTCTTCACCACCGCTAACGGCCTGCTGGGGGCGCTGCCGGGTCAGGGCCAGTGA